A portion of the Phoenix dactylifera cultivar Barhee BC4 unplaced genomic scaffold, palm_55x_up_171113_PBpolish2nd_filt_p 000253F, whole genome shotgun sequence genome contains these proteins:
- the LOC103696516 gene encoding protein LOW PSII ACCUMULATION 3, chloroplastic — MRISSSSIPRVPLPVTSSLSKQIRRFGGKRLAPRKMATSVHLVVFSLSRDSSNPVELDVRFPADYSQLLEQAKEATELALKDKKQLLDIEFPTSGLESVPGDGEGGIEMTESMQLIRGFCDRFIVPEKATRTRVFFPEANEVDFARQSVFGGSSLRLDYLTKPSLFEDFGFVSKVKMVDRVKPEDEIFLVAYPYFNVNEMLVVEELYKEAVVNTDRKLIIFNGELDRIRSGYYPPLFYPKLAALAKTFLPKLETVYYVHNFKGRNGGTLFRSYPGPWMVLRKIGGRYICLHQQEEMPSLKEVALNILPSA; from the exons ATGCGGATCTCCAGCTCGTCCATTCCTAGGGTTCCATTACCTGTTACTTCTTCCCTTTCCAAGCAG ATTCGGCGTTTTGGTGGGAAAAGACTTGCCCCAAGAAAGATGGCAACAAGCGTTCATTTGGTTGTGTTCTCCCTCTCCCGAGACAGCAGCAATCCGGTTGAACTGGACGTGAGGTTCCCTGCCGATTACTCCCAGCTTCTGGAGCAG GCAAAAGAAGCAACTGAATTGGCTCTGAAAGACAAGAAGCAGTTACTG GACATTGAGTTTCCTACTTCTGGCCTAGAATCCGTACCAG GTGATGGTGAGGGAGGTATTGAAATGACAGAAAGCATGCAGCTTATCAGAGGATTTTGTGATCGCTTTATAGTTCCAGAGAAAGCTACACGGACAAGAGTT TTCTTCCCAGAAGCAAATGAAGTGGATTTTGCAAGACAATCTGTCTTTGGAGGAAGCTCACTCAGGCTTGATTATCTAACAAAACCATCATTATTTGAAGATTTTGGTTTTGTTTCCAAGGTTAAAATGGTAGATCGTGTGAAACCGGAAGATGAAATATTCTTAGTTGCTTATCCCTATTTTAATGTCAATG AAATGCTTGTGGTGGAAGAGCTTTACAAAGAAGCAGTCGTAAATACTGATAGAAAGCTAATCATATTCAATGGAGAGTTGGATAGGATAAGAAGTGGAT ATTATCCACCATTATTCTATCCCAAGCTAGCAGCACTTGCCAAAACCTTCCTTCCCAAGTTGGAGACGGTATATTATGTTCACAACTTCAAAGGGCGCAATGGAGGAACCCTGTTCAG GTCATATCCTGGTCCCTGGATGGTATTGAGAAAAATTGGTGGTAGGTATATCTGTTTGCATCAGCAGGAAGAAATGCCATCACTGAAGGAAGTCGCCCTCAACATTCTTCCATCAGCTTGA